The region CTCCCTGATGATCGGTCATCGGTAACAGGATGAATAATTCATCTTCAAATTGGAGAATAAGATCAATCCTCCTTAGTTTAGGTTGAATGAGTTCATAGATTTTCTCGAAATATTCCTGTTTGGATAAAAATATTTCTTCATTAGTCAATTTATCTTCTATAGTTGTAATATCCATATTAATCAGCGAAAAAGGTTCACTGCTGCGATCGCATCTGAATTTTTCCATTTCAAGCAATTGATCGAGGCTTAGGGTTACCCTTCTAGGAATCTTCTTCTTTAATTTGTGTGAAAGATCCAGAATCTTTTTTACCCGGTGGAGAAATGGCTGCTTTTGAATGGGTTTCACAATAAAATCTGAAGCACCAAGGGAAATGGCTTTTAGAATTGTTTCTCGGTCTGATTTCGCAGACATGACGATGATTGGAGTATGGGA is a window of Microaerobacter geothermalis DNA encoding:
- a CDS encoding response regulator; this translates as MTRIAVIEDILLVRYYVKEILESVGYEVDDYPSADIFFLQTSPEYYDCIICDIFMPGLLGWDTIKRIKSSSHSHTPIIVMSAKSDRETILKAISLGASDFIVKPIQKQPFLHRVKKILDLSHKLKKKIPRRVTLSLDQLLEMEKFRCDRSSEPFSLINMDITTIEDKLTNEEIFLSKQEYFEKIYELIQPKLRRIDLILQFEDELFILLPMTDHQGAQVVIEKLWHTVYVFTQEHPYYLMEIGAASYPTDSKEIDDLVRFSKLSRKTKRE